The following are encoded together in the Salvia splendens isolate huo1 unplaced genomic scaffold, SspV2 ctg447, whole genome shotgun sequence genome:
- the LOC121790239 gene encoding cysteine proteinase inhibitor 12-like, with translation MLEMCFLYLIRPRAKKEEDVAGWKSVPVHDPVVQDAAHHAVKTIQERSNSLLPYELSEIVHANAEVVESSAKFDMLLKVKRGGKEEKFKVEVHKNDEGGFHLNKMDADH, from the exons ATGTTGGAGATGTGCTTCCTTTACCTCATCCGACCTCGCGCTAAGAAGG AAGAAGATGTGGCTGGCTGGAAATCAGTGCCGGTGCACGATCCTGTTGTGCAAGATGCGGCTCACCATGCTGTCAAGACCATCCAGGAGAGATCCAACTCTTTACTTCCTTATGAACTTAGTGAGATTGTACACGCTAATGCAGAG GTTGTTGAATCATCTGCCAAATTTGACATGCTTCTGAAAGTGAAGAGAGGTGGTAAAGAGGAGAAGTTTAAGGTTGAGGTGCATAAGAACGATGAAGGTGGTTTCCATTTGAACAAGATGGATGCTGATCACTAA